The sequence GGGATAATGTTGAAGATTGGTCGAGGGCGATCGATACCTCGGATCTACTTGGACCAGAATTCAATTAGTTGAGTTACAGAAAGATCTCGCAATACCAATCGTGGAGATGTGGCTTGGGTTATTGCTGGGGGGGTACCCATTGGTACAACGGGGGGCATTTTATGATGACCAGACAGTGTGGATTATGCATGGAAAATCCGGGATGCTGAATGCGTCGCTCAGCGATGAATGATACGCCTTGAATCATGATTAGGGCGTGTACTGAAAGCTGAAGTATAGTGCCTGATCCTGTAAGTTGTTCGAGCGATCGGCAATCTTAACCAAAGGCAGTGCATAATCCAAACGCATTAACATCTTAGAATTAGGTTGCCAAATTAGTCCAAGACCCATAGAAGTTAAAAATCTTTTTCCTTCGAGTTGATTTGGATTATTTGCATGATTCCAGGTTGTTCCCATATCGAAAAATGGAACAAGATACAATGTCGTTTGTCCAGAGGCAGTTCGTTGAACAGAGATTCGATCTTCTAAGGAAAATCGAATTCCGTTATCACCCGTTCTAAGACTCTGCCGATAGCCTCGCAACGATCGCCCGCCCCCCAAAACAAATTGTTGGGAAGGTAAAAGGCTATTTGGAGTCAGCTGAACATCCAATTGTGCCAATAATAAATGATGATTGCCCAATTGTTTGACGTGCTGAACTTGACCTTGCCAACTAATAAATTGGCCATCTGGGATGGGTTCTGCGTTTTGAGTTGCGCCGAAAATCCCAAGTCCAAGATTGAACTGAGATCGCAAAGCCCAAGCAGCTCTTTCACTCCGGTACACATAATCCTGCCCAAATTGTAAAACCCGAGTCCGGCTGTTACCATTGTCATCAGGGCCAATACCGAATGGAAAAGGATAGCGATCGTACAGGAAGGTCTGGCCGTCTTGGAATGCAAGTCCTAGGGAAAACGCGAATTCACTTTCAAATCGACGATGTATGGGTTGACGATAGGTTAGCTCATAGGTTGAACTCTTTGCACGAATTCCAAATTTTTCAAATTGTGGATCAGTAATGCGGCTACGGCTAGGTGCATATCTTAGTTCTAAAGTTCCATTTTTGGAATTAACAGGAATCTGATAGTTAAAGTCTAGGCTATTAGAGCCACCAGACAGCGATCGAAAATAGGAAGCACTTAAGCGATCTCCAAAAGTTAGTAAGTTACGTTGAGTCACCATGCTACCAAAGCGTTCTCCTCCCACACTGGGTGGAGAATTATTGTCTGATGTGAAAGATAGGTTGAATGAGTTTCTCTTTGCTGCACGGATGACTAGAATACTTTTGCCGTTGCTACCCTCTCGTAAACTCGCTTCTATATGTTGAAATAAAGTATTATCAGATTTCAAAAGTTTCAAGTCATTTTCTAGCTGCTCTGTGTTGACAGGATCCCCGATTCGCTGATGAAGCCGATTGGAAATATACTGCCTTAAACGCGAATCAGGAATATCCTCTTGATGAACTTGTCTACGTTGAGGATCAACTTTGAGGACATCAACTTTTTCTAAAATAGGCTTACTTTTAAAAAATGTACCTGCTTCTTGATCAATATCCGATGCGGAAGCAATTTCAATCGCTTCGATCGTGCCAACTTGAGACAGCAGCTTTGCTGTGCCATCTTGAAGAACCTGATCCGGAACAATCACCCTTGAAGTAATATAGCC is a genomic window of Alkalinema sp. FACHB-956 containing:
- a CDS encoding ShlB/FhaC/HecB family hemolysin secretion/activation protein; the protein is MTYSIYTNFLATLLIGSSFLPLIARAQNTPHSVVENLPVKTQQQEGEPTKVPIQKIQLLGQSLVNQSEIDQVFARFENRSLSLQDLQDVANQVTQLYQKRGYITSRVIVPDQVLQDGTAKLLSQVGTIEAIEIASASDIDQEAGTFFKSKPILEKVDVLKVDPQRRQVHQEDIPDSRLRQYISNRLHQRIGDPVNTEQLENDLKLLKSDNTLFQHIEASLREGSNGKSILVIRAAKRNSFNLSFTSDNNSPPSVGGERFGSMVTQRNLLTFGDRLSASYFRSLSGGSNSLDFNYQIPVNSKNGTLELRYAPSRSRITDPQFEKFGIRAKSSTYELTYRQPIHRRFESEFAFSLGLAFQDGQTFLYDRYPFPFGIGPDDNGNSRTRVLQFGQDYVYRSERAAWALRSQFNLGLGIFGATQNAEPIPDGQFISWQGQVQHVKQLGNHHLLLAQLDVQLTPNSLLPSQQFVLGGGRSLRGYRQSLRTGDNGIRFSLEDRISVQRTASGQTTLYLVPFFDMGTTWNHANNPNQLEGKRFLTSMGLGLIWQPNSKMLMRLDYALPLVKIADRSNNLQDQALYFSFQYTP